A stretch of DNA from Nonlabens ponticola:
CATAGCTTCTAGAAGTGCAGCTTGAGTTTTTGGCGGCGTTCTATTGATCTCATCTGCAAGGACGATATTTGAAAAAACCGGTCCTTTTATAAATTTAAAATTACGGCTCTCATCTAGTATCTCGCTACCTAAAATATCACTAGGCATCAAGTCTGGAGTAAACTGTATGCGCTTAAAGTCAAGACCTAATACCTGAGAAATAGTATTCACCATCAGTGTTTTTGCAAGTCCTGGAACACCAATGAGCAATGCGTGACCACCTGAAAATATGGAAATAAGAATCTGATCAACGACTTGATCTTGACCGATGATTATTTTGGCTATTTCCTGTTTGAGTTGCTTGTGTCTTACAACAAGGTTATCAATGGCTGTAACGTCTGACATGCTGGTAGGTTGGTGATTAATTGCAATTTACTGTGTCCACTGCTGCAGGAAGTCGCACTTCTTATACTCATCTCCTATTTTGACATAGGTATCCTTGAGTTTTTCCTCGCGCCATTCTGCAATCTTGCGTACTTGCTTATCTCGCAATGCTAATTCTTTGATCTTGAGAAAATCACCTGTGTAATCAGCCTTATGATCCTTGATTTTTTTAATCAAATTGACGATGGTAAAAGTTGCAAGATTTTGACCACCTGGCGCTCTACTCTCGATGATACCACTCACATCGCCTTCTTCCATAAACTGGACCGTAGATACAAGGTCAGGAGCGGCTCGTGTCAAGTCCAGTCGATATTCACCCGTCTGTGGATTAACGAGTTGTCCACCGTTTTTGGCAGTGCGCTTTTCATCACTTATCGCTCTGGCAGCATCTGCAAATGATATTTGATTGAGAATAATGCTATCACGCATGGTCTCTAACTTACGTCGCGCTTTAGCCTCTTGAGCGGTACTGATGTATGGATATAATAATATATGACGCACGTCTCTCACTGATCCGCGTATCTTCTCTAGGTAAACAATATGCCAACCGAATTGCGTTTCAAAAGGCTCGCTTATCTGCCCAACCTCAGTCAATGAAAACGTTGCATCCTTAAACTCTTTAGCATAAGGATCGCTACGTTTTAAACTCAATACGCCACCTTGACGCTCAGTCCCTATATCCTCAGAGAATAAGGTTGCTTTTGCAGCAAAATCAGAACCATTTTCTAAAACATCAGTTCTATATTGATTGAGTTTATCGATAACATCTTGTACTGCTTCTTCGGTAGGGACTGCGTTGACAACAATACGAGCCATTTCTACCTCTGTATTAAAGAGTGGTCGTTCATCTTCTGGAATATTGTAAAAAAACTGACGCACCTCTTCTGGAGTGATGTCTACTTCTTCCGTAAGGCGTTGTTGCATGCGATTAGACAATAATTCGTCACGACCCAATTGATTGAGCTCATCGCGCAACTGCTGTACTGTTTCTTTTTGATAGTATTGAGCTACCGTTTCCTCGCTCACACCACCTAGTTTATCTTGAAAGTAACGTATGCGTTGATCAGTATAACCGTTAATCTCAGCATCTGCTACCGTGATACTGTCTTGTATCGCATGGTGCGCATACATTTTTTCGATCAACAAAGATTCCATTAAATCACACTCTGACAAATCACCTGGCTGCCCTGATCTTTTCCATGCCTGCAATTGCTTTGAAATATCAGATTCTAAAATAACATAATCACCGATGACCCCAGAAACACCGTCAATACGAAATCTCACCTCGCGTCGAGGTTGCTTGACAGTATCATTGAGCGCTGATAATACATCGCGCTTGATTTGCTCATCTGATTGCTGTTGTACTTTGACATCAAATTGATTACCAGCGGTCCTAGGTTTTACTTGCTGCGCATAGCCTATACTCGCAAATGCTAGGGCCACAAAAACGCTGGTCAATTTAAGGATTGACTTTAAGTCGTTTATTTTGTATTGCATCATCTAATAATTCCTTTTCTAGATTTTTAATGTATGTAAGTTTACGCTGGTTGCGCAAAATTTGCTTAATGGTAGGTTGTACGTATGATAAAGGCGCTTGCTCACCGCGTTTGAGCACATCCTTTACATGTACCAAATATACGCCAAGACTATCCTCTAGCTTCCAGTTACTTCCTGGTTTTAGATAGTCTGCAGCATTAGCCGCAGTTATAGGACTTATGCGTTCAAGAACGGTGCCGCGGTTGACCCAAACATCGTCATTGAGTGAGTAATTGCGGTATCCTAATGATAAACTATCTAGTGCTTTGACACTTTTCAGGTCATTACGTTTAAAGAGCTTGTAAATTTCTTCTACATCTGGGTAAGATGCATCTAGCGATATGTATCTAAATTTGACTAACTCTTCATTGAGTTTAAATTCCTCTTTCCGCTCCTGAAAATATTGCTCAATAGTCGATTTGCTAAAGGTTGTGTCAAGATTTGCCTTTACCAACTCTTGCAAATAAGCCTGTGTGTAAAGCTCCATTTGATATTTTTTGATCAGTAATTGAAGGTCATCTTGCTTATCCTGAGTTATATTCTTGCGTGCATTGCGCAGCAACATCTGGTCTGTCGTCCAGTCGTCAATGTATTTTTGAACGATAAGAACACTATCTGCTGTAGTATAATCTGCAGGTAGAATAGATAATATCTCTGCACGTGTGAGATAAGCATCACCTAGTTGTGCAACGGCATCTGGTTGTTCTTGATTTGTAAAAAACTCACAAGAAACAATGGTCAAACAGGCAATGAATGCAAACAGATATTTAAGCAGCTTTTTTAGCAATGGCTTTCTTGGTTTTTTTGAATACTCGTTCATTTACTTTGATCTCTCGACCATCGCGCAGGCTTTCCATCCATTCCTTTTCAAGCG
This window harbors:
- a CDS encoding peptidylprolyl isomerase, with product MMQYKINDLKSILKLTSVFVALAFASIGYAQQVKPRTAGNQFDVKVQQQSDEQIKRDVLSALNDTVKQPRREVRFRIDGVSGVIGDYVILESDISKQLQAWKRSGQPGDLSECDLMESLLIEKMYAHHAIQDSITVADAEINGYTDQRIRYFQDKLGGVSEETVAQYYQKETVQQLRDELNQLGRDELLSNRMQQRLTEEVDITPEEVRQFFYNIPEDERPLFNTEVEMARIVVNAVPTEEAVQDVIDKLNQYRTDVLENGSDFAAKATLFSEDIGTERQGGVLSLKRSDPYAKEFKDATFSLTEVGQISEPFETQFGWHIVYLEKIRGSVRDVRHILLYPYISTAQEAKARRKLETMRDSIILNQISFADAARAISDEKRTAKNGGQLVNPQTGEYRLDLTRAAPDLVSTVQFMEEGDVSGIIESRAPGGQNLATFTIVNLIKKIKDHKADYTGDFLKIKELALRDKQVRKIAEWREEKLKDTYVKIGDEYKKCDFLQQWTQ
- a CDS encoding peptidylprolyl isomerase codes for the protein MLKKLLKYLFAFIACLTIVSCEFFTNQEQPDAVAQLGDAYLTRAEILSILPADYTTADSVLIVQKYIDDWTTDQMLLRNARKNITQDKQDDLQLLIKKYQMELYTQAYLQELVKANLDTTFSKSTIEQYFQERKEEFKLNEELVKFRYISLDASYPDVEEIYKLFKRNDLKSVKALDSLSLGYRNYSLNDDVWVNRGTVLERISPITAANAADYLKPGSNWKLEDSLGVYLVHVKDVLKRGEQAPLSYVQPTIKQILRNQRKLTYIKNLEKELLDDAIQNKRLKVNP